A genomic window from Enoplosus armatus isolate fEnoArm2 chromosome 18, fEnoArm2.hap1, whole genome shotgun sequence includes:
- the LOC139301371 gene encoding E3 ubiquitin-protein ligase UHRF2-like — translation MWIQVRTIDGKETRTVEDLSRLTKIESLRLKIQDIFNVSPQQQRLFYRGKQMEDGQTLFDYNVGLNDIVQLLIRSQSDSPDSPATKDSSGVACSSAPPPDSRSENHNSPAPASPAAMETSTNIDNDSSSVTTSTVNETKSDTSATSNSASTKNGFKSSSPARDTQPPTSSRNTLADPGIGAYKINELVDCRDVSIGAWFEACIENVTRAPKGQITPTKGKVGRPPKRTNGKLEAEQGQAYGQGQTTDSNRNNVVLSSESNGASTSQTDSTAATETKEREEDVIYHIKYDDYPENGVVEMRPVDVRPRARTLLRWEQLQAGMHVMVNYNMETPDERGFWFDAEVQTINQTSRTNKELRVKILLGGPGDVIGDCKVHFLDEIYQVEKPGARALAAADGQFKRKSGPECKHCKADPDAECRFCSCCVCGGKQDAHMQLLCDECNMAFHIYCLNPPLATIPDDEDWYCPTCKNDTSEVVKAGEKLKASKKKAKMPSATTESQRDWGKGMACVGRTKECTIVPSNHYGPIPGVPVGTTWKFRVQVSEAGVHRPHVGGIHGRSNDGSYSLVLAGGFEDEVDRGDEFTYTGSGGRDLSGNKRIGEHSFDQTLTHMNRALALNCDAPLNDKDGAESRNWRAGKPVRVVRSSKGRRISKYAPEEGNRYDGIYKVVKYWPEIGKCGYLVWRYLLRRDDLEPAPWTPEGLDRIKKLGLAVQYPPGYLAAMANKTKKEACARPGRGGRSKHYPGRGRPRRQRKIKEKEENDEEEEDEQPMASVDEEEPQSNGEQKTTRDDESSPAAEPPSKRVKIEETFHLSEQQQQLIREDIANKKLWDEAMGNLKEGPNFLRKMEQIFMCVCCQELAFQPITTICSHNVCKTCLQRSFRAKVYTCPACRHDLGKDYVMTQNVTLQMLLDQFFPGYSKGR, via the exons aTGGAAGATGGCCAGACACTGTTTGACTATAACGTGGGTCTCAATGACATCGTCCAGCTGCTGATTCGCTCACAGAGTGACTCTCCAGACAGTCCCGCCACCAAGGACTCCTCTGGTGTTGCCTGTAGTTCAGCTCCTCCCCCTGACTCCAGGTCAGAAAACCACAACTCCCCAGCTCCTGCCTCCCCCGCTGCTATGGAAACTTCCACCAATATAGACAATGACAGCAGCAGCGTCACCACCAGCACTGTTAACGAAACCAAGTCGGACACCAGCGCTACCAGTAACTCAGCCAGTACCAAAAATGGGTTCAAGTCCTCCAGTCCGGCACGGGACACCCAGCCCcccacatccagcagaaacacactAGCCGACCCAGGAATTGGAGCGTACAAG aTTAACGAGCTGGTGGACTGCAGAGACGTCAGCATCGGTGCCTGGTTTGAGGCCTGCATCGAAAATGTGACACGCGCTCCCAAAGGACAGATAACGCCCACCAAGGGCAAGGTGGGCCGGCCCCCAAAAAGGACTAATGGAAAGCTGGAGGCCGAGCAGGGACAGGCCTACGGCCAGGGCCAAACCACAGACAGTAACAGGAATAATGTTGTGTTAAGCTCCGAGAGTAATGGAGCCTCCACCTCTCAGACAGACTCTACAGCAGCTACAGAGAccaaggagagagaagaggacgtAATTTACCACATTAAATATGACGA TTACCCAGAGAACGGTGTGGTGGAGATGAGGCCGGTGGATGTGCGGCCACGTGCCAGGACCCTGCTGCGGTGGGAGCAGCTCCAGGCGGGCATGCATGTGATGGTCAACTACAATATGGAGACACCAGACGAGAGGGGCTTCTGGTTCGACGCCGAGGTTCAGACCATCAACCAAACCTCCCGCACTAACAAGGAGCTCCGAGTCAAGATCCTCCTGGG GGGTCCTGGAGATGTAATCGGGGATTGTAAAGTTCACTTTCTGGATGAAATCTACCAGGTGGAGAAACCAGGAGCTCGTGCACTCGCAGCTGCAGATGGACAATTTAAAC GGAAGAGCGGGCCTGAGTGTAAGCACTGCAAGGCCGACCCTGATGCAGAGTGTCGCTTCtgctcctgctgtgtgtgtggcgggAAGCAGGATGCTCacatgcagctgctgtgtgacgAGTGTAACATGGCGTTCCACATCTACTGCCTCAACCCGCCGCTGGCCACCATCCCCGATGACGAGGACTG GTACTGTCCCACCTGTAAGAACGACACCAGTGAGGTTGTTAAGGCAGGAGAGAAGCTCAAAGCCAGCAAGAAGAAGGCCAAGATGCCTTCGGCAACAACTGAAAGTCAAAGGGACTGGGGAAAG GGGATGGCCTGTGTGGGGCGTACCAAGGAGTGCACAATTGTTCCTTCCAACCACTATGGACCCATACCCGGTGTTCCTGTTGGAACCACCTGGAAATTCAGAGTTCAG GTGAGTGAGGCAGGTGTTCACAGGCCGCATGTCGGTGGTATCCACGGGCGCAGTAACGATGGCTCCTATTCGCTGGTGTTGGCTGGGGGCTTTGAGGATGAAGTG GACCGGGGAGATGAGTTCACCTACACAGGCAGTGGGGGTCGTGACCTCTCAGGAAACAAACGGATCGGAGAGCACTCCTTTGACCAGACGCTGACACACATGAACAG GGCGTTGGCCTTAAACTGTGATGCACCTCTGAATGACAAAGACGGGGCAGAGTCGAGAAACTGGCGGGCAGGAAAGCCAGTGAGAGTGGTGCGCAGTTCCAAAGGTCGACGCATCAGCAAATACGCTCCTGAGGAGGGAAACCGCTACGATGGTATTTACAAG GTGGTAAAGTACTGGCCAGAGATTGGAAAGTGTGGTTACCTGGTGTGGCGGTACCTACTGAGAAGGGACGATTTGGAACCAGCCCCGTGGACACCTGAAGGACTGGATAGGATCAAAAAACTGGGCCTTGCTGTGCAG TACCCGCCAGGCTACTTGGCAGCCATGgctaacaaaacaaagaaggagGCCTGTGCCAGACCAGGTCGCGGTGGCCGGAGTAAGCACTACCCTGGCAGGGGGAGGCCACGGAGACAACGCAAGAtcaaggagaaagaggagaatgacgaggaagaggaggacgagcaGCCGATGGCCAGTGTGGACGAAGAGGAGCCACAGAGTAATGGAGAGCAGAAGACAACCAGAGATGATG AGTCGtcaccagcagcagagcctcCCTCTAAACGGGTGAAGATAGAGGAGACCTTCCAtctgtcagagcagcagcagcagttgatCCGGGAGGACATAGCCAACAAGAAACTCTGGGATGAAGCCATGGGAAACCTTAAAGAGGGACCG AATTTTCTGCGCAAGATGGAGCAgatcttcatgtgtgtgtgctgccaggAGCTGGCCTTCCAACCCATCACCACCATCTGCTCACACAATGTCTGCAAG actTGTCTCCAGCGGTCGTTCCGAGCGAAGGTGTACACCTGCCCTGCCTGCCGTCACGACTTGGGCAAAGACTACGTCATGACCCAAAACGTGACGCTTCAGATGCTGCTTGACCAGTTCTTTCCCGGCTACAGCAAGGGCCGATGA